From the genome of Verrucomicrobiia bacterium, one region includes:
- a CDS encoding sigma-70 family RNA polymerase sigma factor, producing the protein MNEGKTAAWAERLYHAKAAKLILYGRALGLSHAEAEDVLQETFLALLQLSAPPENPAHYCLRSFRNQAANRRRSLWRRLTRELEAQRWFERGADESPAERAAMRCLMRLPATQREVIVLKLWHDHTFEMIGELLDISPHTAAGRYRYGLEKIRGQMRGELNEANESLGNVITLLDAARAGSES; encoded by the coding sequence GTGAATGAAGGGAAAACCGCCGCTTGGGCTGAAAGATTGTATCATGCCAAAGCCGCCAAACTGATTCTCTATGGCCGCGCGTTGGGATTGTCGCACGCGGAAGCCGAGGATGTACTCCAGGAGACCTTTCTGGCCCTGTTACAACTGAGCGCGCCACCGGAAAACCCGGCGCATTATTGCCTGCGCAGCTTTCGCAACCAGGCGGCGAACCGCCGGCGCTCGCTCTGGCGGCGACTGACCCGCGAACTGGAAGCGCAACGCTGGTTCGAGCGTGGCGCGGATGAATCGCCCGCCGAACGCGCGGCCATGCGCTGTCTCATGCGTCTGCCCGCGACGCAACGCGAAGTCATCGTGCTAAAACTCTGGCACGACCACACTTTTGAGATGATCGGTGAGCTGTTGGACATTTCGCCGCACACCGCCGCCGGGCGCTACCGTTATGGTTTGGAAAAAATCCGGGGGCAAATGAGAGGAGAACTGAATGAAGCCAATGAATCCTTGGGAAACGTCATTACGCTGCTGGACGCCGCGCGGGCCGGGTCGGAGAGTTGA